A single window of Streptomyces sudanensis DNA harbors:
- a CDS encoding restriction endonuclease subunit S yields the protein MSLEDDAPWELPKGWTWASFGDVAHVASNLVSPLDYPDLPHIAPNHIESETGRLLPFSTVAEDGVKSPKHRFFEGCILYSKIRPYLAKVVVAKFGGLCSADMYPVSTELDHGYLALWLRSPAFTEFAAGCQGRSVLPKINKEALVKLPVPVPPLEEQGRIVAVLEEQLSRLDAASETLRLSERRIDRYLQSVLYQMTSGFDTACLGDVLASGLTNGRSVPTRSGGFPVLRLTALSDSYVDLAQHKEGDWEESEASSFLVQRGDFLIARGNGSLSLVGRGSLVADAAFPVAYPDTMIRARPDADELLPEYLRIIWSSLSVRRQIESRARTTAGIYKVNQRILGEIEFPLPDVSTQRELCARWAAIEQHARHLMHTVSASKQRSNALRRSLLTEAFAGRLVPQDPADEPATALLDRIRTEREAAGAAKSGRRGPRRAPAQRKRTPGTAPSTAPDTTPGTAPAADDAPPPPRADGPALATATQPTLDLEMPS from the coding sequence GTGAGTTTGGAAGATGACGCCCCTTGGGAGTTGCCGAAGGGCTGGACCTGGGCAAGCTTCGGAGACGTGGCTCATGTAGCCAGCAATCTTGTGTCCCCTCTCGATTATCCTGACCTGCCGCATATTGCGCCGAACCATATCGAGTCAGAGACGGGACGTCTGTTGCCCTTCTCTACTGTGGCTGAGGACGGCGTAAAGAGCCCGAAGCATCGTTTCTTTGAGGGGTGCATCCTCTACTCGAAAATCCGCCCGTATCTTGCCAAGGTGGTCGTAGCAAAATTTGGCGGCCTGTGTAGTGCGGACATGTACCCAGTCTCCACCGAATTGGATCATGGGTATCTTGCTCTTTGGCTGCGTAGTCCGGCGTTTACGGAATTTGCTGCCGGGTGTCAGGGTCGATCCGTTCTGCCCAAGATTAATAAAGAGGCCCTGGTGAAGCTCCCTGTCCCAGTTCCTCCTCTGGAGGAGCAGGGGCGCATCGTCGCCGTGCTCGAAGAGCAGTTGTCGCGACTTGACGCAGCCAGCGAAACTCTTCGCCTCAGTGAGCGTCGCATTGACCGGTACCTCCAGTCGGTTTTGTATCAGATGACTTCCGGTTTTGACACGGCTTGCCTGGGTGATGTTCTAGCTTCTGGCTTGACAAACGGGCGATCCGTTCCAACCCGATCGGGCGGGTTTCCTGTCCTTCGCCTCACAGCCCTGTCTGACTCTTACGTCGATCTGGCGCAACATAAAGAAGGTGACTGGGAGGAATCGGAGGCTTCATCCTTCCTTGTTCAGCGAGGAGATTTCCTCATCGCTCGTGGAAATGGTTCACTCTCTCTCGTTGGCCGTGGCTCGCTTGTTGCCGATGCTGCATTCCCGGTTGCCTATCCTGATACCATGATTCGGGCGCGACCTGACGCCGACGAACTTCTCCCAGAGTATCTGCGCATTATTTGGTCTTCTCTTTCCGTAAGGCGTCAGATTGAGAGCAGGGCGCGCACGACTGCCGGTATCTACAAGGTAAATCAGAGAATTCTTGGGGAAATCGAGTTCCCGCTTCCTGATGTGTCTACTCAGCGAGAGCTATGTGCTCGATGGGCCGCCATCGAACAGCATGCTCGGCATCTCATGCACACTGTGTCTGCCAGCAAGCAGCGAAGTAACGCCCTCCGCCGGTCCCTCCTGACCGAAGCTTTCGCCGGACGCCTCGTCCCCCAGGACCCCGCTGACGAGCCCGCTACCGCCCTGCTCGACCGCATTCGTACGGAGCGGGAGGCGGCCGGGGCCGCCAAGTCCGGGCGCCGGGGCCCGCGTCGGGCGCCCGCCCAGCGGAAGCGCACGCCCGGCACCGCGCCCAGCACCGCACCCGACACCACACCCGGCACCGCGCCCGCAGCGGACGACGCGCCCCCGCCGCCCCGGGCCGACGGCCCGGCCCTCGCCACCGCCACCCAGCCCACCCTTGACCTGGAGATGCCCTCGTGA
- a CDS encoding DEAD/DEAH box helicase family protein produces the protein MHRPETVARWVEEAEADPEAPTLRARMRRLPRTFLDPAPLRPAQLTAITGLERSLAKDDPRALIQMATGAGKTYTVVSESYRLLKHAGARRILFLVDRNNLGGQAATEFENFDTPDDGRKFTELYVVQRLAGDTVLGSAHVVVSTVQRLWMALTGRDVPSADREDAALDRYDLVKEPVQVGYNPDLPPETFDLIVVDECHRSIYGKWRAVLEYFDAHLVGLTATPVKQTFGFFYQNLVSEYPYEQAVADRVNVDFDVFRIRTELGENGGTIPAETVVPMRERKTRRERYQELEEDLEWKASQLGRQVISKGQLKLVVETFRKHLFTDVFPPVGEGEARRARTHVPKTLIFAVDDNHADEIVETVRQVFGESDDFCRKITHAAKRPAELIKAFRNSPELRIAVTVDMIATGTDIPPLECVFFLRDVKSWAYFEQMKGRGSRTVDPAEFQAVTPDAQVKERFVIVDAVGVTDSPRVDARPLNRISERKIPLERLMAKTAGLAMTEDEIATLAGRLARLDQQLTAEEREEVAELAGRPLTEIVGDLVRSVDPDQQERARRIGGEAQVRREMLDALKPIAANRELRDRLMSMRRAHDIVIDEVSVDEVREVRGITADELAMRRVTSWKQYLEEHRDETTAFEVAFRERKDPREVYRRLKDLARRIERPPFQWTPARLYDAYVQLGKAARHPRGSAGVVDLIGLLRFELGLDHEVRPYRTLVEERYAAWRARQEQAGAVFTEDQTWWLDRMVDVIATDAAIEPAHLKDVPFIERGGVDGFLREFGPDRAAEILDELGRELGA, from the coding sequence GTGCACCGGCCGGAGACGGTCGCCCGCTGGGTCGAGGAGGCCGAGGCCGACCCGGAGGCGCCCACACTGCGCGCCCGGATGCGCCGCCTGCCGCGGACCTTCCTCGACCCCGCGCCCCTGCGCCCCGCGCAGCTCACCGCCATCACCGGCCTGGAACGCTCCCTCGCCAAGGACGACCCGCGCGCCCTGATCCAGATGGCGACCGGCGCCGGCAAGACGTACACGGTGGTCAGCGAGAGCTACCGGCTCCTGAAGCACGCCGGCGCCCGGCGCATCCTGTTCCTCGTCGACCGCAACAACCTCGGCGGGCAGGCCGCCACCGAGTTCGAGAACTTCGACACCCCCGACGACGGCCGCAAGTTCACCGAGCTGTACGTCGTGCAGCGCCTCGCCGGGGACACCGTCCTGGGCTCCGCGCACGTGGTCGTCTCCACCGTGCAGCGCCTGTGGATGGCGCTGACCGGCCGCGACGTGCCGAGCGCCGACCGCGAGGACGCGGCCCTGGACCGCTACGACCTGGTGAAGGAGCCCGTCCAGGTCGGCTACAACCCGGACCTCCCGCCGGAGACCTTCGACCTCATCGTCGTCGACGAGTGCCACCGCTCCATCTACGGCAAGTGGCGCGCGGTCCTGGAGTACTTCGACGCCCACCTGGTCGGCCTGACCGCCACCCCCGTCAAGCAGACCTTCGGCTTCTTCTACCAGAACCTGGTCAGCGAGTACCCGTACGAGCAGGCCGTCGCCGACCGCGTCAACGTCGACTTCGACGTCTTCCGCATCCGCACCGAACTGGGCGAGAACGGCGGGACCATCCCGGCGGAGACGGTCGTCCCGATGCGGGAGCGCAAGACGCGCCGCGAGCGGTACCAGGAGCTTGAGGAGGACCTGGAGTGGAAGGCGTCCCAGCTCGGCCGGCAGGTCATCAGCAAGGGCCAGTTGAAGCTGGTCGTGGAGACCTTCCGCAAGCACCTGTTCACGGACGTCTTCCCGCCGGTGGGGGAGGGTGAGGCCCGGCGGGCGCGCACCCACGTGCCCAAGACGCTGATCTTCGCCGTGGACGACAACCACGCCGACGAGATCGTGGAGACGGTCCGGCAGGTCTTCGGCGAGAGCGACGACTTCTGCCGGAAGATCACCCACGCGGCGAAGCGGCCCGCCGAGCTGATCAAGGCGTTCCGCAACAGCCCCGAACTGCGCATCGCGGTCACCGTCGACATGATCGCCACCGGTACCGACATCCCGCCGCTGGAGTGCGTGTTCTTCCTGCGGGACGTGAAGAGCTGGGCGTACTTCGAGCAGATGAAGGGGCGCGGTTCGCGCACGGTGGACCCGGCGGAGTTCCAGGCCGTCACCCCCGACGCGCAGGTCAAGGAGCGGTTCGTGATCGTCGACGCGGTCGGCGTGACGGACTCGCCCCGCGTGGACGCCCGCCCCCTCAACCGAATCTCCGAACGGAAGATCCCGCTGGAGCGGCTGATGGCCAAGACGGCGGGCCTGGCGATGACCGAGGACGAGATCGCCACCCTCGCGGGCCGCCTGGCCCGCCTCGACCAGCAGCTCACCGCCGAAGAACGCGAGGAGGTCGCGGAGCTGGCGGGCCGGCCGCTGACGGAGATCGTCGGCGACCTGGTCCGGTCCGTCGACCCCGACCAGCAGGAACGGGCCCGCCGGATCGGCGGCGAGGCACAGGTACGGCGGGAGATGCTGGACGCGCTGAAGCCGATCGCCGCCAACCGCGAACTGCGCGACCGGCTGATGTCCATGCGCCGCGCCCACGACATCGTCATAGACGAGGTGAGCGTGGACGAGGTGAGGGAGGTGCGCGGCATCACGGCGGACGAGCTGGCGATGCGGCGCGTGACCTCCTGGAAGCAGTACCTGGAGGAGCACCGGGACGAGACCACCGCGTTCGAGGTCGCCTTCCGCGAGCGGAAGGACCCCAGGGAGGTCTACCGGCGGCTGAAGGACCTGGCCCGGAGGATCGAGCGGCCCCCGTTCCAGTGGACCCCGGCGCGGCTGTACGACGCGTACGTGCAGCTCGGCAAGGCCGCCCGGCACCCGCGCGGCTCGGCCGGCGTGGTCGACCTGATCGGCCTGCTGCGCTTCGAGCTGGGCCTGGACCATGAGGTACGGCCGTACCGGACGCTGGTGGAGGAACGGTACGCCGCGTGGCGGGCCCGCCAGGAGCAGGCGGGAGCGGTGTTCACGGAGGACCAGACGTGGTGGCTCGACCGCATGGTCGACGTGATCGCCACGGACGCCGCGATCGAACCCGCGCATTTGAAGGACGTACCCTTCATCGAGCGCGGGGGCGTGGACGGATTCCTGAGGGAGTTCGGTCCGGACCGCGCGGCGGAGATTCTGGATGAACTGGGACGGGAGTTGGGCGCGTGA
- a CDS encoding serine hydrolase domain-containing protein, translating to MTTVTSSLDDLVRRTAERLGARQRGAVAVGAVLGGRSALHGADPGTLFEIGSVTKTLTSLVLARFAARGAVRLDQPLRDLLPGDITVPERGGAAVTLAHLACHTSGLPRLPKGLLWRGLFRSDPYAGCTGEFLLDGLRRTRLRSVPGTRFHYSNLGAGLLGFALARRAGTDYDTLVRTEVCEPLGMTDTRVVLDPERAARLAGGHSRTGRPRPPWHLAALAGAGGLHSTVPDLLALARTQFDPVPGELGEAVALTRATAHRVGTRVTVHPGWLSIPLPRTRHRILFHNGGTGGYRSLLAVAPEHRAAVVVLSANARSVDRPGLDLLTQLIASAPDPGPGPDPVPAATGA from the coding sequence GTGACGACCGTGACCTCATCCCTCGACGACCTGGTACGGCGCACGGCGGAGCGGCTCGGCGCGCGGCAGCGCGGCGCCGTCGCGGTGGGCGCCGTCCTGGGCGGGCGGTCCGCCCTGCACGGCGCGGACCCGGGCACGCTGTTCGAGATCGGCTCCGTCACCAAGACACTCACCTCGCTGGTCCTGGCCCGGTTCGCCGCGCGCGGCGCCGTACGGCTGGACCAGCCGCTGCGCGACCTGCTGCCCGGCGACATCACGGTCCCCGAACGCGGCGGCGCGGCCGTCACCCTGGCGCACCTGGCCTGCCACACCTCCGGCCTGCCCCGGCTGCCCAAGGGCCTTCTGTGGCGGGGCCTGTTCCGGTCGGACCCCTACGCGGGCTGCACGGGCGAGTTCCTGCTGGACGGGTTGCGGCGCACCCGCCTGCGGTCGGTGCCCGGCACCCGCTTCCACTACTCCAACCTCGGCGCCGGCCTGCTCGGGTTCGCCCTGGCCCGCCGGGCGGGCACCGACTACGACACCCTCGTACGGACCGAGGTCTGCGAGCCCCTCGGCATGACCGACACCCGCGTCGTCCTCGACCCGGAACGCGCCGCGCGACTGGCCGGAGGCCACTCCCGCACCGGCCGCCCCCGGCCGCCCTGGCACCTGGCCGCCCTCGCCGGCGCCGGCGGGCTGCACTCCACCGTGCCCGACCTGCTCGCCCTGGCCCGGACCCAGTTCGACCCGGTACCCGGGGAACTCGGCGAGGCCGTCGCCCTCACCCGCGCCACCGCCCACCGCGTCGGCACCAGGGTCACCGTCCACCCCGGCTGGCTCTCGATCCCCCTGCCCCGTACGCGGCACCGGATCCTGTTCCACAACGGCGGCACCGGCGGCTACCGCAGCCTGCTGGCCGTGGCCCCCGAACACCGGGCCGCGGTCGTCGTCCTCAGCGCCAACGCCCGGTCCGTGGACCGCCCCGGCCTCGACCTGCTCACCCAGCTCATCGCCTCCGCACCCGACCCGGGTCCCGGCCCGGACCCGGTCCCGGCCGCCACCGGCGCCTGA
- a CDS encoding uroporphyrinogen-III synthase, with translation MSPITASKASSAFSAYGHVTFLGAGPGDPGLLTLRAVEALAGADVLIAEPDVLDVVRGHARAGVSTPELAVVDEASLTAGVPVLRDAANLVMEAARGGKRVVRALSGDPGLDGDAAAEMLACATAGIPFEVVPGIAAAVGVPAYAGVPLRDERGADVRFVDARTASDRCWAEVGASDGTVVVSTTLDAVAAAAGELVAAGRKPETPLTVTVAGTTTRQRTWSATLGTIAQTLKQAKALPSPEGHRPVIAVVGERGTAAQRDQLAWFESKPLFGWKVLVPRTKEQAASLSDQLRSYGAVPSEVPTIAVEPPRTPQQMERAVKGLVTGRYEWIAFTSVNAVKAVREKFEEYGLDARAFAGIKVAAVGEQTAKALVDFGVKPDLVPSGEQSAAGLLEDWPPYDPVFDPIDRVFLPRADIATETLVAGLIELGWEVDDVTAYRTVRASPPPAETREAIKGGGFDAVLFTSSSTVRNLVGIAGKPHNVTVIACIGPATAKTAEEHGLRVDVLSPEPSVTRLAEALAEFGAKRRAAALEAGDPVTRPSERRPGARRRRTTT, from the coding sequence TTGAGCCCCATCACTGCATCCAAGGCTTCCTCGGCGTTCTCCGCGTACGGGCACGTCACCTTCCTCGGCGCCGGACCCGGGGATCCGGGGCTGCTTACTCTCCGCGCCGTCGAGGCGCTGGCGGGCGCGGACGTACTGATCGCCGAGCCCGATGTGCTCGACGTCGTACGCGGCCACGCGCGGGCGGGTGTGAGCACGCCCGAGCTGGCGGTTGTCGACGAGGCGTCACTGACCGCCGGGGTCCCGGTGTTGAGGGACGCCGCCAATCTTGTCATGGAGGCCGCGCGGGGCGGCAAGCGGGTGGTGCGTGCGCTCAGCGGCGACCCGGGCCTCGACGGCGACGCGGCGGCCGAGATGCTCGCCTGCGCCACCGCCGGCATCCCCTTCGAGGTGGTGCCCGGCATCGCCGCCGCGGTCGGCGTGCCCGCGTACGCGGGTGTCCCGCTGCGCGACGAGCGGGGCGCGGACGTCCGGTTCGTGGACGCCCGCACCGCGAGCGACCGCTGCTGGGCCGAGGTCGGCGCGTCCGACGGCACGGTGGTGGTGTCCACGACGCTGGACGCCGTCGCCGCGGCCGCCGGCGAGCTGGTCGCGGCCGGCCGCAAGCCGGAGACGCCGCTGACGGTGACCGTCGCCGGGACCACCACCCGGCAGCGGACGTGGTCCGCGACGCTCGGCACGATCGCGCAGACGCTGAAGCAGGCGAAGGCCCTGCCCTCCCCGGAGGGCCACCGGCCCGTCATAGCCGTGGTCGGGGAGCGCGGTACCGCCGCCCAGCGGGACCAGCTCGCGTGGTTCGAGTCCAAGCCGCTGTTCGGCTGGAAGGTCCTGGTGCCGCGCACCAAGGAGCAGGCGGCGTCGCTCTCCGACCAGCTCAGGTCGTACGGTGCCGTGCCCAGCGAGGTCCCCACCATCGCCGTGGAGCCGCCGCGCACCCCGCAGCAGATGGAGCGCGCGGTCAAGGGCCTGGTCACGGGCCGCTACGAGTGGATCGCCTTCACCTCGGTGAACGCGGTGAAGGCCGTCCGCGAGAAGTTCGAGGAGTACGGGCTCGACGCCCGCGCCTTCGCCGGGATCAAGGTCGCGGCGGTGGGCGAGCAGACCGCGAAGGCCCTGGTCGACTTCGGCGTCAAGCCGGACCTGGTGCCCAGCGGGGAGCAGTCCGCGGCGGGCCTCCTTGAGGACTGGCCGCCGTACGACCCGGTCTTCGACCCGATCGACCGGGTGTTCCTGCCGCGCGCGGACATCGCGACCGAGACGCTGGTGGCCGGGCTGATCGAGCTGGGCTGGGAGGTCGACGACGTCACGGCCTACCGGACGGTACGCGCGTCGCCGCCGCCGGCGGAGACCCGCGAGGCGATCAAGGGCGGCGGTTTCGACGCGGTGCTGTTCACGTCGTCGTCGACGGTGCGGAACCTCGTCGGCATCGCGGGCAAGCCGCACAACGTGACGGTGATCGCCTGCATCGGCCCGGCGACCGCGAAGACCGCCGAGGAGCACGGCCTGCGGGTGGACGTGCTGTCGCCGGAGCCGTCGGTGACCAGGCTGGCGGAGGCCCTGGCGGAGTTCGGCGCGAAGCGCCGGGCGGCGGCGCTGGAGGCGGGCGACCCGGTCACCCGGCCCTCCGAGCGGCGCCCGGGCGCGCGGCGGAGGCGGACGACGACCTGA
- the hemC gene encoding hydroxymethylbilane synthase, with amino-acid sequence MTERAQSTQRALRLGTRRSKLAMAQSGQVADAVRRLTGRPVELVEITTYGDVSREHLAQIGGTGVFVAALRDALLAGEVDFAVHSLKDLPTTQHEGLVLAAIPVREDPRDVLVARDGLPLAELAASARGGTARVGTGSPRRMAQLNAYARDHGLRIETVPIRGNVDTRVGYVRGGELDAVVLAAAGLSRLGRIGEVTEFLPFDTVLPAPGQGALAIECASGDDDLVAALAPLDDAHTRAAVTAERSLLAALEAGCSAPVGALADLPAGGQDVHEMRLRGVVGTTDGSTLVQLSTTGPVPTSHHDAVALGRELAEEMLAKGAAGLMGERAL; translated from the coding sequence ATGACCGAGAGGGCCCAGAGCACCCAGAGGGCACTGAGGCTGGGAACCAGGCGCAGCAAGCTCGCCATGGCCCAGTCCGGGCAGGTCGCGGACGCCGTCCGCCGGCTGACCGGCCGCCCCGTGGAGCTCGTCGAGATCACCACGTACGGGGACGTCTCCCGCGAGCACCTCGCGCAGATCGGCGGCACGGGCGTCTTCGTCGCCGCGCTGCGCGACGCGCTGCTCGCCGGGGAGGTGGACTTCGCCGTCCACTCCCTCAAGGACCTGCCGACCACGCAGCACGAGGGCCTCGTGCTCGCCGCGATCCCGGTCCGCGAGGACCCGCGCGACGTGCTCGTCGCCCGCGACGGGCTGCCGCTCGCCGAGCTGGCCGCGTCCGCGCGCGGCGGCACGGCCCGCGTCGGCACCGGCTCGCCGCGGCGCATGGCGCAGCTCAACGCGTACGCCCGCGACCACGGCCTGCGGATCGAGACCGTCCCCATCCGGGGGAACGTCGACACCCGCGTGGGCTACGTCCGCGGCGGCGAGCTCGACGCGGTCGTCCTGGCCGCGGCGGGCCTCAGCCGCCTCGGCCGGATCGGCGAGGTCACCGAGTTCCTGCCGTTCGACACCGTCCTGCCCGCCCCGGGCCAGGGCGCCCTGGCGATCGAATGCGCGTCCGGCGACGACGACCTCGTCGCCGCGCTCGCCCCGCTCGACGACGCGCACACCCGCGCGGCCGTCACCGCCGAGCGGTCCCTGCTCGCCGCCCTGGAGGCCGGCTGCTCCGCCCCCGTGGGCGCGCTCGCCGACCTGCCGGCCGGCGGACAGGATGTTCATGAGATGCGCCTGCGCGGCGTCGTCGGCACGACCGACGGCTCCACGCTGGTGCAGTTGTCCACCACCGGTCCCGTACCCACGTCGCACCACGACGCGGTGGCCCTCGGCCGCGAACTCGCGGAGGAGATGCTCGCCAAGGGCGCGGCCGGTCTTATGGGGGAGCGAGCACTTTGA